In a genomic window of Zingiber officinale cultivar Zhangliang chromosome 9B, Zo_v1.1, whole genome shotgun sequence:
- the LOC122023950 gene encoding polygalacturonase-like, giving the protein MYSSSMMARAVCLLLIALRLSLLAAASYNVVDYGAVADGRTDSAKAFLAAWSAACAANKPASMYVPAGRFMVGQATFQGPCNNSAIRVFIAGTLVAPSGYTAAANWLRFKYVNGLSVLGGIIDGRGQTFWACKEAGRSCPQGATSLAIALSTNVVIRGLASHNSEVFHLSIFASSGVKIQGAKIIAPGDSPNTDGIHIQKSTDVSVVSTVIKTGDDCISMGEGTSNVWIEKIHCGPGHGISIGSLGATPSETRVQNITVTAVTFSGTQNGLRIKTWGKPNGGFVEGVTFSHAVMQNVGYPIVVDQNYCPGNVDCPGQSSGIRISKVSYMDIQGSSATPVAVKFDCSPTNPCRGLDLRDIKLTYLGNKQAEAYCKNAQGSAAGTMNPPSCI; this is encoded by the exons ATGTATTCTTCTTCCATGATGGCACGAGCAGTGTGCTTGCTCCTCATCGCCCTCCGTCTTTCCCTTCTTGCAGCAGCCAGCTACAACGTAGTGGACTACGGCGCGGTGGCCGACGGCCGCACCGACTCAGCCAAGGCCTTCCTGGCCGCCTGGTCGGCAGCCTGCGCCGCCAACAAGCCGGCGAGCATGTACGTTCCGGCCGGCCGGTTCATGGTCGGCCAAGCCACCTTCCAAGGTCCCTGCAACAACAGCGCCATCAGGGTCTTCATCGCCGGCACCCTCGTCGCTCCCTCCGGATACACCGCCGCCGCCAACTGGTTGCGGTTCAAGTACGTCAACGGCCTGTCCGTCCTCGGCGGCATCATCGACGGCCGCGGCCAGACCTTTTGGGCGTGCAAGGAGGCCGGCCGGAGCTGCCCACAAGGCGCCACT TCGCTGGCGATAGCGCTGTCGACGAACGTGGTCATCAGAGGATTGGCTTCCCACAACAGCGAGGTCTTCCACCTCTCAATCTTCGCCAGCAGCGGCGTGAAAATACAGGGCGCCAAGATCATCGCGCCGGGGGACAGCCCCAACACCGACGGCATCCACATCCAGAAATCGACAGATGTCAGCGTCGTCAGCACGGTGATAAAGACCGGCGACGATTGCATTTCCATGGGCGAAGGAACCAGCAACGTCTGGATCGAGAAGATTCATTGCGGCCCGGGACACGGCATCAG CATTGGGAGCCTGGGGGCGACGCCGTCGGAGACCAGAGTGCAGAACATCACGGTGACGGCGGTGACCTTTTCGGGGACGCAGAATGGGTTGAGGATCAAGACTTGGGGGAAGCCGAACGGCGGCTTCGTGGAGGGCGTCACCTTCTCCCACGCCGTCATGCAGAACGTGGGGTACCCGATCGTGGTCGACCAAAACTACTGCCCCGGCAACGTCGACTGCCCCGGCCAG AGCTCCGGAATCAGGATCAGCAAGGTCTCGTACATGGACATCCAGGGGTCGTCGGCGACGCCGGTGGCGGTGAAGTTCGACTGCAGTCCGACGAACCCATGCAGGGGACTGGATTTGCGTGATATAAAGCTGACTTATTTGGGAAACAAGCAGGCGGAGGCCTACTGCAAGAATGCGCAGGGAAGCGCCGCCGGCACGATGAATCCTCCCAGTTGCATTTGA
- the LOC122023953 gene encoding probable prefoldin subunit 2, protein MASRAGSDSRELQMNEQLILNTYANMRTEVNQIYSKITELEMEVSEHSLVIGAIQPLDPSRRCYRMVGGVLVERTINEVLPAVQRNKEGLEEVIARLNEALEKKKKEIAEFELKYKIKIRKADSETKEDASQKEGSAQGVLVGPAS, encoded by the coding sequence ATGGCGAGCAGAGCTGGCAGTGACAGTCGGGAGCTGCAGATGAATGAACAACTAATTTTAAACACATATGCCAACATGCGCACAGAAGTTAACCAAATTTACTCAAAGATCACTGAGCTAGAGATGGAAGTAAGTGAACACTCTCTTGTAATTGGGGCAATTCAACCACTGGATCCATCAAGACGCTGCTACCGAATGGTTGGTGGCGTGCTGGTCGAGAGAACGATCAATGAAGTCCTCCCTGCTGTTCAGCGTAACAAGGAAGGTCTCGAAGAGGTCATCGCTCGCCTCAACGAGGCattagagaagaagaaaaaggagattgCAGAGTTCGAGTTGAAGTATAAGATTAAGATAAGAAAGGCGGATAGTGAGACCAAGGAGGATGCTAGCCAGAAAGAAGGCTCCGCACAGGGGGTTCTTGTAGGTCCTGCAAGCTGA